A region of Mesorhizobium sp. AR02 DNA encodes the following proteins:
- a CDS encoding LysR family transcriptional regulator has product MAAPLDLNLLKTFVAVVESGSLSNAAPRVGRS; this is encoded by the coding sequence ATGGCCGCTCCGCTTGACCTCAATTTGCTGAAAACCTTCGTCGCCGTCGTCGAGAGCGGCAGCCTGTCCAATGCGGCGCCGCGGGTCGGCCGCAGCTAG
- a CDS encoding DMT family transporter yields the protein MKDLPTSRFPAASLAFAMTIAGTVGAFVTEAGLHPVTIVFWRCVFGAMFLGAWCLLRGYLPDRTLSPSRLALAALGGACMVLSWTAFFAGFAMTSIATTTIVYHVQPFFVVVIGVVFLKERISLDQMLWMLGAFLGVVLASGLVVSHAQASTAWALGIALTLVAALLYGVATILAKGLGQQRAEVTVLCQTIVGIVMLAPFAGIGQHVPAHSWGWLVSIGVLHTGIAYVLMNSAFPRLTTPVIGIITFIYPVVAIIIDWAVYGHPLGPAQAAGMVLIAVATLGVRLGWRFPLRRVSAA from the coding sequence ATGAAGGACCTGCCAACCTCCCGTTTTCCGGCCGCGAGCCTGGCCTTTGCGATGACGATCGCCGGCACGGTTGGCGCCTTCGTGACGGAAGCGGGGCTTCATCCCGTGACAATCGTGTTCTGGCGCTGCGTGTTCGGCGCCATGTTTCTCGGCGCATGGTGCCTGCTCCGGGGCTATTTGCCGGACAGGACGCTGTCGCCGTCGCGACTCGCGCTGGCAGCGCTTGGCGGCGCCTGCATGGTGCTGAGCTGGACGGCCTTCTTCGCCGGCTTCGCCATGACCTCGATCGCCACGACGACGATCGTCTATCACGTCCAGCCCTTCTTCGTGGTTGTCATCGGCGTGGTCTTCCTCAAGGAGCGTATCTCGCTCGACCAGATGCTGTGGATGCTTGGCGCGTTTCTTGGCGTCGTGCTGGCCAGCGGGCTGGTGGTTTCGCATGCGCAGGCCAGCACGGCATGGGCGCTGGGCATCGCGCTGACGCTGGTCGCCGCGCTGCTCTATGGGGTGGCGACGATCCTCGCCAAGGGCCTGGGCCAGCAGCGCGCGGAGGTCACCGTGCTTTGCCAGACGATCGTCGGGATTGTCATGCTCGCGCCCTTCGCCGGGATCGGCCAGCATGTTCCCGCGCATTCATGGGGCTGGCTGGTCAGTATCGGCGTGCTGCACACCGGCATTGCCTATGTGTTGATGAACTCGGCCTTTCCGCGCCTGACGACGCCGGTGATCGGCATCATCACCTTCATCTATCCTGTCGTTGCCATTATCATCGACTGGGCGGTCTATGGGCATCCGCTTGGGCCGGCGCAGGCCGCCGGCATGGTGCTGATCGCCGTGGCGACGCTCGGTGTCCGGCTGGGCTGGCGGTTTCCGCTTCGGCGCGTCTCGGCGGCCTGA
- a CDS encoding thymidine kinase, producing MAKLYFNYATMNAGKTTMLLQASYNYRERGMTTMLFVAGHYRKGDTGLISSRIGLETEAEMFRDGDDLFARVAEHHDHTTVHCVFVDEAQFLDEEQVWQLARIADRLNIPVMCYGLRTDFQGKLFSGSRALLAIADDLREVRTICRCGRKATMVVRLGADGKVARQGEQVAIGKDVYVSLCRRHWEEEMGRAAPDDFIGFMKA from the coding sequence ATGGCCAAGCTCTACTTCAACTACGCAACGATGAATGCCGGCAAGACGACGATGCTCTTGCAGGCGTCGTACAATTATCGCGAGCGCGGCATGACGACGATGCTGTTCGTCGCCGGCCACTACCGCAAGGGCGACACCGGCCTGATCTCGTCGCGTATCGGGCTTGAGACCGAGGCCGAGATGTTCCGCGATGGCGACGACCTGTTCGCCCGCGTCGCCGAACATCACGACCATACGACGGTGCATTGCGTCTTCGTCGACGAGGCGCAGTTCCTCGACGAGGAGCAGGTCTGGCAATTGGCCCGCATCGCCGACCGACTGAACATCCCGGTGATGTGCTACGGCCTGCGCACCGATTTCCAGGGCAAGCTGTTCTCAGGCTCGCGCGCGCTGCTGGCGATCGCCGACGATCTGCGCGAGGTGCGCACCATCTGCCGCTGCGGCCGCAAGGCGACGATGGTCGTGCGCCTCGGCGCCGACGGCAAGGTGGCCCGCCAGGGCGAACAGGTGGCGATCGGCAAGGACGTCTATGTCTCGCTCTGCCGCCGCCACTGGGAAGAAGAAATGGGCCGCGCCGCGCCCGACGATTTCATCGGCTTCATGAAAGCCTGA
- a CDS encoding choline ABC transporter substrate-binding protein, translating to MSRMNSFAAGLGLAALLSTSVAFAGDAASCKTVRLSDVGWTDIQATTGVASVLLTALGYEPKVIQLSVPVTMASLKNKDLDVFLGNWMPSMTNDIKDYTADGSVETISTNLTGAGYGIVVPTYVADAGVKSLTDLGKFKDKFNGKIYGIEAGNDGNRIILDMIKNPADKLDGFELVESSEAGMLTQAEQSMKNNEWIAFLGWTPHPVMGAMKITYLDGMGDSGFGAATVFTNVRKGYTTECPNAGKFIANLKFNLDMEGQMMDAILKGGDAATVATDWLKKNPDAVKPWIAGVTTFDGGDAAAAIKTALGS from the coding sequence ATGTCGCGTATGAATTCCTTCGCCGCCGGCCTCGGCCTGGCGGCTTTGTTGTCCACGAGCGTCGCCTTCGCCGGTGACGCCGCAAGCTGCAAGACCGTGCGTCTTTCCGATGTCGGCTGGACCGATATCCAGGCGACCACCGGGGTTGCCTCGGTGCTGCTCACCGCGCTCGGCTACGAGCCGAAGGTGATCCAGCTGTCGGTGCCGGTCACCATGGCGTCGCTGAAGAACAAGGACCTTGATGTCTTCCTCGGCAACTGGATGCCGTCGATGACCAACGACATCAAGGATTACACCGCCGATGGCTCGGTCGAGACCATCAGCACCAACCTGACCGGCGCCGGCTACGGCATCGTCGTGCCGACCTACGTGGCGGATGCCGGCGTCAAGTCGCTGACCGACCTTGGCAAGTTCAAGGACAAGTTCAACGGCAAGATCTACGGCATCGAAGCCGGCAATGACGGCAACCGCATCATCCTCGACATGATCAAGAATCCCGCCGACAAGCTCGACGGCTTCGAACTCGTCGAGTCCTCGGAGGCCGGCATGCTGACGCAGGCCGAGCAGTCGATGAAGAACAATGAGTGGATCGCCTTCCTCGGCTGGACGCCGCATCCGGTGATGGGCGCCATGAAGATCACCTATCTCGACGGCATGGGCGACAGCGGCTTCGGCGCCGCCACCGTGTTCACCAATGTGCGCAAGGGCTACACCACCGAGTGCCCGAATGCCGGCAAGTTCATCGCCAACCTCAAGTTCAATCTGGACATGGAAGGCCAGATGATGGACGCGATCCTCAAGGGTGGCGATGCCGCCACGGTGGCGACCGACTGGCTGAAGAAGAATCCAGACGCGGTCAAGCCATGGATTGCCGGCGTGACCACCTTCGATGGCGGTGACGCGGCTGCGGCCATCAAGACCGCGCTCGGAAGCTGA